One genomic window of Halorubrum hochsteinianum includes the following:
- a CDS encoding adenylate kinase, with protein MSHRILLLGAPGAGKGTQSAKLADEYGVEHVTTGDALRANKEMETEYGTPKSFMDAGELVPDPVVNEIVEAALDDADGFVLDGYPRNLDQAEYLSSITDLDAVILLDVDEEVLVDRLTGRRVCDDCGANFHVDFQPPEEPGVCDECGGELIQRDDDTEETARERLEVFYENTEPVIEHFRDEGVLVEVDGEATPDEVFDRIADIVES; from the coding sequence ATGAGTCATCGAATTCTGCTCCTCGGGGCACCCGGTGCCGGAAAGGGGACACAGAGCGCGAAGCTGGCCGACGAGTACGGCGTCGAACACGTCACGACCGGCGACGCGCTCCGCGCGAACAAGGAGATGGAGACGGAGTACGGCACGCCGAAGTCGTTCATGGACGCGGGCGAGCTCGTCCCCGACCCGGTCGTCAACGAGATCGTCGAGGCCGCGCTCGACGACGCCGACGGGTTCGTCCTCGACGGCTACCCGCGCAACCTCGATCAGGCGGAGTACCTCTCCTCGATTACGGACCTCGACGCCGTGATCCTCCTCGACGTCGACGAGGAGGTACTCGTCGACCGGCTCACCGGTCGGCGGGTGTGTGACGACTGCGGCGCGAACTTCCACGTCGACTTCCAGCCGCCCGAGGAGCCGGGCGTCTGCGACGAGTGCGGCGGCGAACTGATCCAGCGCGACGACGACACCGAGGAGACCGCCCGCGAGCGCCTCGAGGTGTTCTACGAGAACACCGAACCCGTCATCGAACACTTCCGCGACGAGGGCGTCCTCGTCGAGGTCGACGGCGAGGCGACGCCGGACGAGGTCTTCGACCGTATCGCCGACATCGTCGAGAGCTAA
- a CDS encoding ATP-binding protein, whose translation MDEFSAAFDALPDPVVTVDGDGVVRGGNARVESAFGHARDDLVGMAVGELFFDPDEGDAGDELGRYVADPEHRSVSVGLDLCVRRADGSALPVTLGFAPFERDGETHLLVTVVDDGDERTAGSDLHRRTQTLEALHEATQDLLKTTDREVAAEAAVEYVEEVLGHPIAAIWLYDGERELLEPVSWTTKADEIVGKHPTYSAGERSISWAVFESGRPEYVSDTRADPDQYNPDSPIRSELVLPLGRYGVIDVGSTEPEAFDEADLAVARLWAATVTMVFVRIERERQLRRREAEIARERDRLEEFASLVSHDLRNPLNVAAGNLDLLRERLESEQEDVSELDVIGRSLDRMQELVEDMLALARQGTEIDDTEAVSLSELAEVCWDGVDTASASLVVRGDVRVMADRSRLRQALENLFANSVEHGSTGSRAEPDDAVVHGRDDVAVAVGPLDDGEGFYVEDDGPGIDPDRREEVFEPGVTTEPDGTGFGLSIVAEVAEAHGWTVGIAESESGGARFEFRGVGVESGDASGE comes from the coding sequence ATGGACGAGTTCTCGGCGGCGTTCGACGCGCTCCCCGACCCGGTCGTGACCGTCGACGGCGACGGCGTCGTCCGCGGCGGGAACGCCCGCGTGGAGTCCGCGTTCGGGCACGCGAGAGACGACCTGGTCGGGATGGCCGTCGGAGAACTCTTCTTCGACCCCGACGAGGGTGACGCGGGCGACGAGCTCGGCCGGTACGTCGCCGACCCCGAGCACCGGTCGGTGTCGGTCGGCCTCGACCTCTGTGTCCGCCGGGCGGACGGCAGCGCGCTGCCCGTGACGCTCGGGTTCGCGCCGTTCGAGCGGGACGGCGAGACGCACCTGCTCGTCACGGTCGTCGACGACGGCGACGAGCGCACGGCGGGGTCCGACCTCCACCGGCGGACGCAGACGCTGGAAGCCCTCCACGAGGCGACGCAGGACCTGTTGAAGACCACCGACAGGGAGGTGGCCGCGGAGGCGGCGGTCGAGTACGTCGAGGAGGTCCTCGGCCACCCGATCGCGGCGATCTGGCTGTACGACGGGGAGCGGGAGCTGCTCGAACCCGTCTCGTGGACGACGAAGGCCGACGAGATCGTCGGCAAACATCCGACGTACTCCGCCGGGGAACGGAGCATCTCGTGGGCGGTGTTCGAGTCCGGGCGACCGGAGTACGTCTCTGACACGCGGGCGGACCCGGACCAGTACAACCCGGACTCGCCGATCCGGAGCGAACTCGTGCTGCCGCTCGGGCGGTACGGGGTGATCGACGTCGGATCGACCGAGCCGGAGGCGTTCGACGAGGCCGACCTCGCGGTCGCCCGGCTGTGGGCCGCGACGGTGACGATGGTGTTCGTCCGGATCGAGCGCGAGCGACAGCTCCGGAGACGGGAGGCGGAGATCGCCCGCGAGCGCGACCGGCTGGAGGAGTTCGCGAGCCTCGTTTCCCACGACCTCCGCAACCCGCTCAACGTCGCCGCCGGGAACCTCGACCTGCTCCGCGAGCGACTCGAATCCGAGCAGGAGGACGTGAGCGAACTGGACGTGATCGGCCGGTCGCTCGACCGGATGCAGGAGCTCGTCGAGGACATGCTGGCGCTCGCCCGACAGGGGACCGAGATCGACGACACCGAGGCCGTCTCGCTCTCGGAACTGGCCGAGGTGTGCTGGGACGGCGTCGACACCGCGTCGGCGTCGCTCGTCGTCCGGGGCGACGTCCGCGTCATGGCCGACCGGAGCCGGCTGCGGCAGGCCCTCGAAAACCTGTTCGCGAACAGCGTGGAACACGGTTCCACGGGCAGTCGGGCGGAGCCCGACGATGCCGTCGTCCACGGCCGCGACGACGTCGCCGTCGCGGTCGGCCCGCTCGACGACGGCGAGGGGTTCTACGTCGAAGACGACGGCCCCGGAATCGACCCGGATCGGCGCGAGGAGGTGTTCGAGCCGGGGGTCACGACCGAGCCCGACGGCACCGGGTTCGGGCTGAGCATCGTCGCCGAGGTCGCCGAGGCCCACGGCTGGACGGTCGGTATCGCGGAGAGCGAGAGCGGCGGGGCGCGGTTCGAGTTCCGGGGCGTCGGCGTCGAGTCGGGCGACGCGAGCGGGGAGTAG
- a CDS encoding GNAT family N-acetyltransferase — MSDRGYPDAVADEFPPPPTTFTDREDREIEIRPYGGDDEAREALVEMYDSFDPADRAQGIPPGGEERIREWLEAILPGDCYNVIAWCGDEAAGHATLVPDGDAYKLAIFVHQTYQRAGIGTHLIRGLLGHGQANGVEKVWLTVERWNRAAVSLYKKIGFETSDAESFELEMGLRLCPDPDEETDGSGEEVDGPDGDE, encoded by the coding sequence ATGAGCGACCGAGGGTACCCGGACGCGGTGGCCGACGAGTTCCCGCCGCCGCCGACGACGTTCACCGACCGCGAGGACCGGGAGATCGAGATCCGGCCGTACGGAGGGGACGACGAGGCCCGCGAGGCGCTCGTGGAGATGTACGACAGCTTCGACCCGGCGGACCGCGCGCAGGGGATCCCGCCGGGCGGCGAGGAGCGCATCCGCGAGTGGCTGGAGGCGATCCTCCCCGGCGACTGCTACAACGTGATCGCCTGGTGCGGCGACGAGGCGGCCGGCCACGCGACGCTCGTCCCCGACGGCGACGCCTACAAACTGGCGATCTTCGTCCACCAGACGTACCAGCGCGCCGGGATCGGCACGCATCTCATCCGCGGACTGCTCGGCCACGGGCAGGCGAACGGCGTCGAGAAGGTGTGGCTCACCGTCGAGCGGTGGAACCGCGCGGCCGTCTCCCTGTACAAGAAGATCGGCTTCGAGACCTCCGACGCCGAGAGCTTCGAACTGGAGATGGGGCTGCGGCTGTGCCCGGATCCCGACGAGGAGACCGACGGATCGGGCGAGGAGGTCGACGGACCGGACGGCGACGAGTAG
- a CDS encoding DUF106 domain-containing protein, translating into MSKVERRVRSLVREDGEMRDAIEVVLDNASGGEVRWVDVRDEISSGQWGRLIEKEILVDGEEGFALADRDEIAAGLEDDDSGGSDVETPETTSWSKWDKLAGLATVGAFVGYAVGPVRNAIAGGIDVVLGPLLNVVPFYVVIMVIALGTGLYSTLLRAGLMDMEKMSMYQERMKDIQERRKAAEERDDDEALDEIQEEQMEAMGDQLGMFKEQFRPMVWIMFLTIPAFLWMFWVIGYRGSDAAYPAVAAQELVVPLAGTVTWDTGIVGPIQMWILWYFLCSMAFTQLVQKSLNIEMSPSGS; encoded by the coding sequence ATGAGCAAAGTCGAACGGCGGGTCCGCTCGCTCGTCCGCGAGGACGGCGAGATGCGGGACGCCATCGAAGTGGTCCTCGACAACGCCAGCGGCGGCGAAGTCCGATGGGTCGACGTCCGCGACGAGATATCCAGCGGGCAGTGGGGCCGACTCATCGAGAAGGAGATCCTGGTCGACGGCGAGGAGGGGTTCGCGCTGGCCGACCGCGACGAGATCGCGGCCGGTCTGGAGGACGACGACTCGGGCGGAAGCGACGTGGAGACCCCCGAAACGACCAGTTGGTCGAAGTGGGACAAGCTGGCGGGGCTGGCGACGGTCGGCGCGTTCGTCGGCTACGCGGTCGGGCCCGTCCGGAACGCGATCGCGGGCGGGATCGACGTCGTCCTCGGGCCGCTCCTGAACGTCGTCCCGTTCTACGTGGTGATCATGGTGATCGCGCTCGGGACGGGGCTGTACTCGACGCTGCTTCGCGCTGGGCTCATGGACATGGAGAAGATGAGCATGTACCAAGAGCGGATGAAGGACATCCAAGAGCGCCGGAAGGCCGCCGAGGAGCGCGACGACGACGAGGCGCTCGACGAGATTCAGGAGGAGCAGATGGAGGCGATGGGCGACCAGCTCGGCATGTTCAAAGAGCAGTTCCGCCCGATGGTGTGGATCATGTTCCTCACCATCCCCGCGTTCCTCTGGATGTTCTGGGTGATCGGCTACCGCGGGTCCGACGCCGCGTACCCGGCCGTCGCCGCCCAAGAGCTCGTCGTCCCGCTGGCCGGCACCGTCACGTGGGACACCGGGATCGTCGGCCCGATCCAGATGTGGATCCTCTGGTACTTCCTCTGCTCGATGGCGTTCACGCAGCTGGTCCAGAAGAGCCTCAACATCGAGATGTCGCCGTCGGGTTCGTAG
- a CDS encoding universal stress protein has product MKVLCGIGGSDDSFRALDRTVERAAVANDDLTIAVVDNEDSETSPDEVADRATAAVDEAGIDAEVRRVEGDPGSRLVEIAETEGFEEIVLGGGHTSPMGKITIGSIAEFVLLNAKTSVTLVR; this is encoded by the coding sequence ATGAAGGTGCTCTGCGGGATCGGCGGCAGCGACGACTCGTTCCGCGCGCTCGACCGGACGGTGGAGCGCGCGGCGGTCGCGAACGACGACCTGACGATCGCCGTGGTCGACAACGAGGACTCCGAGACCTCGCCCGACGAGGTCGCGGACCGTGCCACCGCGGCCGTCGACGAGGCGGGGATCGACGCCGAGGTGCGACGCGTGGAGGGGGACCCGGGGAGTCGGCTGGTCGAGATCGCCGAGACCGAGGGGTTCGAGGAGATCGTCCTCGGCGGCGGCCACACGAGTCCGATGGGGAAGATCACCATCGGGTCGATCGCGGAGTTCGTCCTGTTGAACGCCAAGACCTCGGTCACGCTGGTCAGATGA
- a CDS encoding DUF5806 family protein encodes MSDDTGPAADSADETGDPAADRSPSETGEPAGGESDGEADAPGDGSGATGGKSDDTDGDVPRDVRKYERFKKMDGARYERVNEFLRDRTYITAREWAIARLCADFRTETGVEMTKIGENLPELVPFMTDTYTPQAVNQARYSFEEKVTKAGATFLYGAMSGFFTAEDLDEMMYEVTEVAKFLLEVEGVDLAVADELEAEDRISEVMRDVRASSADLRGEEVRCPECGHVHEPTGE; translated from the coding sequence ATGAGCGACGACACCGGTCCGGCCGCCGACTCGGCCGACGAGACCGGCGATCCGGCCGCCGACCGGTCCCCCTCCGAGACCGGCGAACCGGCCGGTGGGGAGAGCGACGGCGAAGCGGACGCCCCCGGCGATGGTTCGGGCGCTACCGGCGGTAAATCGGACGACACCGACGGCGACGTCCCGCGCGACGTCCGCAAGTACGAGCGCTTCAAGAAGATGGACGGGGCGCGCTACGAGCGCGTCAACGAGTTCCTGCGCGACCGGACGTACATCACGGCCCGCGAGTGGGCGATCGCGCGGCTCTGCGCCGACTTCCGGACGGAGACCGGCGTCGAGATGACGAAGATCGGCGAGAACCTCCCCGAACTCGTCCCGTTCATGACCGACACGTACACGCCGCAGGCGGTCAACCAGGCGCGCTACTCCTTCGAGGAGAAGGTGACGAAGGCGGGGGCGACGTTCCTCTACGGCGCGATGTCCGGCTTCTTCACCGCGGAGGACTTAGACGAGATGATGTACGAGGTGACGGAGGTGGCGAAGTTCCTCCTCGAGGTCGAGGGGGTCGACCTCGCGGTCGCCGACGAACTGGAGGCCGAAGATAGGATTAGCGAGGTGATGCGCGACGTGCGCGCCTCCTCGGCGGACCTCCGCGGCGAGGAGGTGCGCTGCCCCGAGTGCGGCCACGTCCACGAGCCGACAGGGGAGTGA
- a CDS encoding DHH family phosphoesterase, translated as MDDDLIETGDAPRSRYTKLPGKGFFYPDSLDDERAERRARETIEGSEAIVIADGDADGLACAAMIREAYDAALDVEPFEDAIAARLEDDEEPDEAADGDEGDAADADDADDPTADAHAESPVGLLAAGPYSIDTALERVEAYADDDIDLYVCDLCPDDYEWIAEPLEALAESTAAIRWFDHHQWDDDTAAAVREAGVDLVVGESDEECTADVTLRSLDREFDDRWAELAAVTRDHDLWIKEDPRSEDLADYSYWAGAEEYAAVIGAYGVDLPDTVRSFVEERRVEKEARIDLAVDRAVTHEVGDWRVAVTYGRCSQNEVAERLREAGADAAVIVKPAGSASIRGSDGFRHAHEVAGRVNGGGHPQAAGCKPDIYDDMLDYAHHWSTEGQACKRVILAAFEAVAEAVAADGSDADGETAE; from the coding sequence ATGGACGACGACCTCATCGAGACGGGGGACGCCCCCCGATCGCGGTACACGAAGCTGCCGGGGAAGGGCTTCTTCTACCCCGACTCGCTGGACGACGAGCGCGCGGAGCGACGAGCGAGGGAAACGATCGAAGGCAGCGAAGCGATCGTGATCGCCGACGGCGACGCCGACGGCCTCGCCTGCGCGGCGATGATCCGCGAGGCGTACGACGCCGCGCTCGACGTCGAGCCCTTCGAGGACGCCATCGCGGCGCGGCTGGAGGACGACGAGGAACCGGACGAGGCGGCGGACGGCGACGAGGGAGACGCCGCCGACGCGGACGACGCCGACGACCCCACCGCCGACGCCCACGCCGAGTCGCCGGTCGGGCTGCTCGCCGCGGGCCCGTACTCGATCGACACGGCGCTCGAACGCGTCGAGGCGTACGCGGACGACGACATCGATCTGTACGTCTGTGACCTCTGTCCCGACGACTACGAGTGGATCGCGGAGCCGCTGGAGGCGCTCGCGGAGTCGACCGCCGCGATCCGCTGGTTCGACCACCACCAGTGGGACGACGACACCGCCGCCGCGGTCCGCGAGGCGGGCGTCGACCTCGTCGTCGGCGAGTCGGACGAGGAGTGCACCGCCGACGTGACGCTCCGCTCGCTCGACCGCGAGTTCGACGACCGCTGGGCGGAACTCGCCGCGGTCACCCGCGACCACGACCTCTGGATCAAGGAGGACCCGCGCTCGGAGGACCTCGCCGACTACTCCTACTGGGCGGGCGCGGAGGAGTACGCGGCCGTGATCGGCGCGTACGGCGTCGACCTCCCCGACACGGTCCGGTCGTTCGTCGAGGAGCGCCGCGTCGAGAAGGAAGCCAGAATCGATCTGGCGGTCGACCGCGCGGTCACCCACGAGGTCGGCGACTGGCGCGTCGCGGTCACCTACGGGCGCTGCTCGCAGAACGAGGTCGCGGAGCGGCTCCGCGAGGCGGGCGCGGACGCCGCCGTGATCGTCAAGCCCGCCGGCTCCGCGTCGATCCGCGGTTCCGACGGCTTCCGGCACGCCCACGAGGTCGCCGGCCGGGTGAACGGCGGCGGCCACCCGCAGGCCGCGGGCTGTAAGCCAGACATATACGACGACATGCTCGATTACGCCCACCACTGGAGCACCGAGGGGCAGGCGTGTAAGCGCGTCATCCTCGCCGCGTTCGAGGCGGTCGCCGAGGCGGTCGCGGCCGATGGGAGCGACGCCGACGGCGAGACGGCCGAGTAG
- a CDS encoding aldehyde ferredoxin oxidoreductase family protein yields MRHAQGPLLTVDLTERTATTTPIDDRLDSFVGGRGLNTSLAYDRISSDADPLGPENRVYFSTGPMQYSTTSYTGRMAATSVSPLTDGLLSSNAGGFLSRNVTGAGYAAVELAGASDDLLAVHVREIGPDGEPDVRFEEVSDLEQSEVSAVSDRFAETHDLEPQHVACIGPAGENGVRFASVMTSDTRAFGRGGLGAVLGSKGVKALTFDGEADADLDLDWPDDAGEIHREAATSDSIMKRQGTTSVTELANEVDALPSYYFAETSFEGVEGISGDRVEEKKYKKGTCSSCAFACKLPTRDEETGVETEGPEFETVMAFGSNAGVDDVVDVMRANELCDELGMDTISCGDVVSMFLESEDEFGNAGLVRSLVEQIAYREGVGDKLAEGVHRAHEEFGADDWTVKGMEFSGHDGRALNGQGLAFATANRGADHMYGEFYPYEYPLVDPDDAFDPTGLDGKPPKLVEKENRNAVLDSAVVCKFSRGTVTDDHLAALLDADYDDLQSLGARVVALERAFNNARGFDREDDTLPYADAIEGFDAALSEYYAIRGWNDDGTVPGDAAGLGAERRPAGDD; encoded by the coding sequence ATGAGACACGCACAGGGACCGCTCCTCACGGTCGACCTGACGGAGCGGACCGCGACGACGACGCCGATCGACGACCGGCTCGACTCGTTCGTCGGCGGCCGCGGGCTCAACACCTCGCTCGCGTACGACCGGATTTCGTCGGACGCCGACCCGCTCGGCCCGGAGAACCGCGTCTACTTCTCGACCGGTCCGATGCAGTACTCGACCACCTCCTACACCGGGCGGATGGCCGCCACGAGCGTCTCGCCGCTCACGGACGGCCTGCTGTCGTCGAACGCGGGCGGGTTCCTCTCGCGGAACGTCACCGGCGCGGGGTACGCCGCGGTCGAACTCGCCGGCGCGAGCGACGACCTCCTCGCGGTCCACGTCCGCGAGATCGGGCCGGACGGCGAACCGGACGTGCGGTTCGAGGAGGTCTCGGACTTAGAACAGTCGGAGGTGTCGGCGGTCTCCGACCGCTTCGCGGAGACGCACGACCTGGAGCCGCAACACGTCGCCTGTATCGGCCCGGCGGGCGAGAACGGCGTCCGGTTCGCGTCGGTGATGACCTCCGACACGCGGGCGTTCGGGCGCGGGGGGCTGGGGGCCGTCCTCGGGTCGAAGGGCGTGAAGGCGCTCACCTTCGACGGCGAGGCCGACGCCGACCTCGACCTCGACTGGCCGGACGACGCGGGCGAGATCCACCGCGAGGCCGCCACCTCGGACTCGATCATGAAACGACAGGGGACGACGAGCGTGACGGAGCTGGCGAACGAGGTCGACGCGCTTCCGTCGTACTACTTCGCCGAGACCTCCTTCGAGGGCGTCGAGGGCATCTCCGGCGACCGCGTCGAGGAGAAGAAGTACAAGAAGGGGACCTGCTCCAGCTGCGCGTTCGCCTGTAAGCTCCCGACCCGCGACGAGGAGACGGGCGTCGAGACGGAGGGGCCGGAGTTCGAGACGGTGATGGCGTTCGGCTCGAACGCCGGGGTCGACGACGTGGTCGACGTGATGCGCGCGAACGAGCTGTGCGACGAGCTCGGGATGGACACCATCTCCTGTGGCGACGTGGTCTCGATGTTCCTAGAGAGCGAAGACGAGTTCGGCAACGCGGGGCTCGTCCGCTCGCTCGTCGAGCAGATCGCCTACCGGGAGGGGGTCGGCGACAAGCTGGCGGAGGGCGTCCACCGCGCCCACGAGGAGTTCGGTGCCGACGACTGGACCGTGAAGGGGATGGAGTTCTCCGGCCACGACGGCCGCGCGCTCAACGGGCAGGGGCTGGCGTTCGCGACCGCGAACCGCGGCGCGGACCACATGTACGGGGAGTTCTACCCCTACGAGTACCCGCTCGTCGACCCCGACGACGCCTTCGACCCGACCGGGCTCGACGGGAAGCCGCCGAAGCTCGTCGAGAAGGAGAACCGCAACGCGGTCCTCGACTCGGCGGTCGTCTGTAAGTTCTCGCGGGGCACCGTCACCGACGACCACCTCGCGGCGCTGCTCGACGCCGACTACGACGACCTCCAGTCGCTCGGCGCTCGCGTCGTGGCGCTGGAGCGCGCGTTCAACAACGCCCGCGGCTTCGACCGCGAGGACGACACCCTCCCGTACGCCGACGCGATCGAGGGCTTCGACGCGGCGCTCTCGGAGTACTACGCGATCCGCGGCTGGAACGACGACGGCACCGTCCCGGGCGACGCCGCCGGTCTCGGCGCGGAGCGTCGACCGGCCGGCGACGACTGA
- a CDS encoding universal stress protein: MFDTIVVATDGSDSVGRAVSVAVDVAARFDAEVHAVYVVDAGEVESSPDTVRDDLRDALDDQGRGALDRVEDAAHDRDDDLDVTIEVREGRPASEIDAYARDVDADLVAMGTRGRHGENRFLIGSVAERVVRTCPIPVLTVRQLTEEDPRRTTI, translated from the coding sequence ATGTTCGACACCATCGTGGTCGCGACCGACGGCTCCGACAGCGTCGGGCGGGCCGTCTCGGTCGCGGTCGACGTCGCGGCGCGGTTCGACGCCGAGGTCCACGCGGTGTACGTCGTCGACGCCGGCGAGGTGGAGTCGTCGCCGGACACGGTCCGCGACGACCTCCGCGACGCCTTAGACGATCAGGGGCGCGGCGCGCTCGACCGCGTCGAGGACGCGGCGCACGACCGCGACGACGACCTCGACGTGACGATCGAGGTGCGCGAGGGGCGGCCCGCCTCGGAGATCGACGCGTACGCCCGCGACGTCGACGCCGACCTCGTGGCGATGGGGACGCGCGGGCGACACGGCGAGAACCGCTTCCTCATCGGCTCCGTCGCCGAGCGCGTCGTCCGCACCTGCCCGATCCCGGTGTTGACCGTGCGACAGCTCACCGAGGAGGACCCGCGGCGCACGACGATCTGA
- a CDS encoding carbohydrate kinase family protein, producing MAEFFVAGETLVDFVPGPGATLREVDGYAHRPGGAPANVAVGLARLGSPPAFWTRLGDDSFGAFLAETLADEGIPETHVERVEGKTTLAVVSPPDARGPRFGFYGSRDVTFGFGPDSVPTEALATPDGEASPEGRSLGEASPGGADAPPWVHLGGAALTHPSGRAATRELLSAATEAGCPVSFDVNYRADLVPDGDAAAVSTAVREAVAASDVALCSDEDVAAAGLSTKEGTELARDLLDAGAHTAVVTQGDEGAVAVGSAAAPWGPATARHDGFAVEAVDATGAGDAFTAGFLSRIAGARVDESGDGDRDGSALRAALAYGNATAALSVGSVGSMGSIPSREAVESFLAERE from the coding sequence ATGGCGGAGTTCTTCGTGGCCGGCGAGACGCTCGTCGACTTCGTGCCCGGACCGGGAGCGACGCTGCGCGAGGTCGACGGCTACGCGCACCGGCCCGGCGGCGCGCCCGCCAACGTCGCGGTCGGGCTGGCGCGGCTCGGCTCCCCGCCCGCGTTCTGGACGCGCCTCGGCGACGACTCGTTCGGCGCGTTCCTCGCCGAGACGCTCGCCGACGAGGGGATCCCGGAGACCCACGTCGAGCGCGTCGAGGGGAAGACGACGCTCGCGGTGGTGTCGCCGCCCGACGCCCGCGGGCCCCGGTTCGGCTTCTACGGCTCCCGCGACGTGACGTTCGGGTTCGGCCCCGACTCGGTCCCGACGGAGGCGCTGGCAACCCCCGACGGAGAGGCGTCGCCGGAGGGGAGGTCGCTGGGAGAGGCGTCGCCGGGGGGAGCGGACGCGCCGCCGTGGGTCCACCTCGGCGGCGCGGCCCTGACCCACCCGAGCGGGCGGGCGGCGACGCGAGAACTGCTCTCGGCGGCGACCGAGGCAGGCTGCCCGGTCTCGTTCGACGTGAACTACCGGGCAGATCTCGTGCCCGACGGCGACGCGGCGGCGGTGTCGACCGCGGTCCGCGAGGCGGTGGCCGCGAGCGACGTGGCGCTGTGTAGCGACGAGGACGTCGCGGCCGCCGGGCTGTCGACGAAGGAGGGGACCGAACTGGCCCGAGACCTCCTCGACGCCGGCGCGCACACCGCGGTCGTCACGCAGGGCGACGAGGGCGCGGTCGCGGTGGGTTCGGCGGCGGCCCCGTGGGGCCCCGCGACGGCCCGGCACGACGGCTTCGCGGTCGAGGCGGTCGACGCGACCGGGGCGGGCGACGCGTTCACCGCCGGGTTCCTCTCGCGGATCGCGGGCGCTCGGGTGGACGAGTCCGGCGATGGCGACCGTGACGGAAGCGCACTCCGCGCCGCGCTCGCGTACGGCAACGCGACCGCGGCGCTGTCGGTCGGGTCGGTCGGCAGCATGGGGTCGATCCCGTCGCGGGAGGCGGTCGAGTCGTTCCTCGCAGAGCGAGAGTGA